Genomic DNA from uncultured Desulfuromusa sp.:
AACAGACCCGAGTTTTTCTTTTAAGCGCCTATCCAGCTGATCAAGACGCTCGTTCATTTGACCGGCGTTTGCCTGATATTGACTCTGCCTTGCCGGGTCCAGTTCAGTCAAAGCCTTTGCAGTCAGGGTGACAATACGTTTTGCCATAGCTGGGTCAAGCCAGAGATGTAAATCCGGCTTGGTGCGTTGATGATCCCCATGACCATGGTCATCTTCCATATGTTCGCCCTCATGTTTATGGGCATGCGATTCCCAGCCACCTCCCTGACGAACGGATAGCAGGAAAGGTTCCAGTTCATCAGACAACTCCAGTTGCATAGCCTTATGCCCGAGAGTCGCTAAAGGTTTCTCCAGGAAACTCTCCAGCTCATGTCCAACCCAAACGACCAATTGGGCTCTGGACAACAATTGGGCTTCAGAGGGTCTCAGGACATAACCATGTGGTGAACCACCGCTTTTGACCACAAGATCCGGTTTGCCGACACCCTGCATAACTCCTGAAACCAGCGAATGCAAAGGTTTGATACTGACGGCAACCCGTGGAACAGGTGATTCTGCCCACAGGGGAGTTGCCGTTATAATTAACAATAAGAGGATTAAATATATTCTGTTCATTGTTTTTCTCCATAAATTAGACTAGAATGGTTTAGTTTTTGAAACGTTATAATATAACATTTAAAGAGTCAAGAGGGAGAACGGTTTTTTATCATGTCAAGAAACAGAGAACTCCAATTTATCAGTGGAGAACATGATCATCAGCGTTGTATTTCAAGCGCCATGACCAATGCCGAGCACCTTTGTCTACAACGAGGACAGCGCTTTACTGCATTGCGCAAACGTGTTTTTGAACTTGTCTGGCAACAACATAAGCCGATAGGCGCTTACGAAATTCTCGAAAAACTCCAACCCGATGGGCGTTCCGCACCTCCGACTGTTTACCGCGCTCTCGATTTTTTACTGGATCTTGGTCTTATCCACAGGATTAATTCATTGAATGCCTATGTTGGCTGTATCCATCCGGAATATCCTCATGATGGTCATTTCTTTATATGTGAATCCTGTAAAGCTTTTGCTGAGTTGGATTCACCTCTGATTACAGCTGCGATTGAACAGAGCGCAGCTGATGTGGACTTTGAGGTTCATAGACATACGGTAGAAATTATGGGACTTTGCCCTCGGTGTCGAATCAAAATCTGTCGTGAGGATAAGAATGAGTAATCCGGAACAATCTCTGCTAAATGTTTCCGCCGTTGATCTTACTTTGGGTAAGCGGCTCTTACTGGAAAATATCAATTTCAAAATTGGTTCTGGAGAGATCTTGACAATCATCGGGCCAAATGGCGCCGGAAAAACGACCCTGTTACGTGTTGCCCTTGGCCTCCAACGGCCAACAACCGGACAGGTAACCCAACGCCGGGGATTAACAGTGGGCTACATGCCGCAACGCTTACAATTGGATCCAACCTTCCCCCTGACGGTTAAACGCTTTCTTTTTCTAGCCTGTAACAATGACAGGTCGAGAGTTCTGCCGTTGCTGGAAGAAGTCGGCGCTACCCACGTTTTTGAATCGTCAATGAAAAATCTATCCGGAGGTGAAATGCAGCGAGTGTTACTCGCCCGCGCTCTGATTCGGGATCCGGAATTACTGGTTCTTGATGAGCCTGTGCAAGGAGTTGACGTTCATGGTCAAATTGAGCTGTATCAGCTTATATCAAAGGTTCGTGATCGGCGAGGCTGTGCGGTCCTCATGGTCTCCCATGATCTCCATCTGGTCATGGCAGCAACCGATCAGGTGCTTTGTCTGAATCGTCATATTTGTTGCAGCGGCACCCCCGAATCAGTGACTAACGATCCGGCATTTCTTGAACTGTTCGGGCCAACGGCCGTACAGAATATAGCTATCTATGTTCACGACCAGTCACACCACCATGATGAATGTGCAACCTGCAGCAGGAGAGCCGCCAATGATTGATAATTTTCTTCTCCGGGCTCTGTTAGGGGGACTCGGAGTTGCCTTGATTGCAGGTCCTTTTGGTTCTTTCGTCGTCTGGCGGCGACTGGCTTATTTCGGTGACACTCTTGCTCACTCTGCCCTGCTTGGTGTCGCTTTGGGGTTCATGCTGCACATCAATCTGACCCTGGGAATTATCGTCATTTGTCAAGGACTGGCGATTCTTCTGTTTCTCAGTCAACAGCAACGGCAACTTGCCGGCGATACAATGCTTGGCATTTTTGCTCATGGGGCTCTTTCATTAGGATTAGTCGCTCTGGCATTTATGAAAGATGTCCGTATTGACCTTGTCGCCTACTTATTTGGAGATATCCTCGCCATCAGCAACAGCGACCTGGGCTGGATTTTCCTCGGAGGTGGTCTCGCCCTGCTGATCTTGCTCTTGCTTTGGAAACCTTTGCTGGCAATTACTATTCATGAAGATCTGGCACGGGTTGAAGGGATTCCGGTTGATCGTATCAATTGGTTGTTTCTGGGTTTAATTGCTTTGATCGTTGCGGTCATGATGAAAGTTGTAGGGATGTTGTTGGTCACAGCGTTGTTGATCATTCCCGCGGCAACCGCCCGACGTTTTGCCGGAAATCCTGAAATCATGGCAATTCTGGCCAGTACTTTTGGCTGCCTTGCGGTCTGTGCAGGGCTCTATGGTTCTTTTCAATGGGATACCCCGACCGGTCCGACCATTGTCGTTGCGGCCTGTCTGATCTTTATTCTGAGTCTGCTGTTGCCGAAAAGTTTGCAAAAAAACTGAAGAAGTGACTTCCGCTCCTGATCGTCCGCTCAATAACCGGATGGTCAATTTTAGAATTGCAGAAGCTCCCAACAATAATTAAAACTGTAAAGACGGTTCCTGCAAAGCGGCCAGTTGTTCACGCAATTCGAGGATATGCTCACCCCAGTACTGCATGCTGTTAAACCAGGAGAAGGTGCGTGGAAAGGCCGGGTCGTCCCAGCGTTTCGCCAACCAGGCGCTATAGTGAAGCATCCGCAGGGTCCGCAGTGGTTCTATCAATTGCAATTCAGTCAGGTTGAAATCGCAAAACTGTTCATACCCTGTCAGAATTTTATCCAACTGCCGTCGTTGCTGATCTTCCGGGCCGGATAACAGCATCCATAAATCCTGAATAGCCGGAGCCATGCGGGCATCATCAAAATCAACAAAATGGGGGACATCGTCACGCCAGAGCATATTGCCATTGTGACAATCACCGTGAACGCGGATATGAGAAATAGACCCGAGTCTTGAAAAACACCCATCGACCTGTTGCAGCAAATCACGCGTCAGGGTTTGATAGGATTCGCGATATTCTACGGGAATAAAATTTTCGGTAATAAAAGCAACACATTCATGCCCAAAGTTATGACTGTTAAGCACCGGTCGCTTACGAAACGGCTTCCCGGCACCAATGAGATGAATCCGGCCAAGGAGCCTGCCGATAACCAGCAGATGTTCCAGATTGTCCAGTTCCGGTGAATGTCCACCTTGACAGACGGAGAGACTGAATCGAAATCCCTTATACTGGTGCAGAGTCTTTTTATCCGCATTACGTAAAGGTGCGATCGCCGGCAATTCGTGTTGAGCCAACTCCAAAGTAAAGTCATGTTCTTCCAGAATTTGCGCATCGCTCCACCGTTTTGGCCGATAAAACTTGGCAATCAGCGGTTGACGATCCTCAATTCCCACCTGATACACACGATTTTCATAGCTGTTCAGAGTTAAAATCCGACAGTCACAGTGATATCCCTGCGATTCAACCGCATCCATGATGAAGTCAGGGGTCAGTTTGTCGAATGGATGGTTCTTACTTGTAGAGACCATAACTTCCTCACATACAGGGTAATGACGAAGTCTACCTTTGTCCCCCGTGCAAGTAAAGAAGTTCAGCTGAGATAATGTTGCAGTTTGGGCCAGAGCAGAGAAGTCGCAATTCCCCACATGGTCAAGCAGACAAAACCATCTAGTAACCGCCAGGCAAGTGGTTTGCGGAATAAAGGGGCCAGAAAACCGGCGCCAAGACTCAGAGAGAAAAACCAGAGGATTGAAGCTGTCATCGCTCCAGCTCCAAACAGGTAACGATCGACCTGGGCTAATTGACCACTGAGACTCCCAATAAAGATAAAAGTATCGAGGTAGACATGCGGATTGAGAAATGTCAGAGCCAAGGTTGCCAACAGTAATCGCCATCGGGACGGAATCTTTCTTGCCGTTGCATCTAAACTTCCACCCTGAATTGCCGCACGGCAAGAACGGGCCCCATAGCCGATCAGAAACAGGGCCCCGAACCAAGTCGTCAGCTGCCCCAGAAGGGGATATGTCGCGACAATAGAACCAATCCCACTGACACCAAGAAAGATCAGCAACCCGTCACTAAGGCTGCAAACGACAGCGGTTTGAATCGGAAAATTACGATGCACCCCCTGTGACAGAACGAACGCATTCTGTGCCCCGATGGCAATAATAAGTCCCCCGCCGATTCCAATTCCCTGTAAAAATGGCAACATCATTTATTCTCCGTGGATAGTGAACAGGCATCCAAGTTAGCCTTGAAAATATCAAAAGTAAAATTACTTATTTTTATCTATTATTAATTTTGCTAATATTAATTCATGCTTGATTACAAACACCTTGAAGCCTTAGCCAGAGTTGTTCAGGAAGGTGGGTTTGAACGCGCAGCTCGCGTTCTTTTCCTGACCCAATCTGCTGTCTCACAACGCATCAGACTCTTGGAAGAGTCCTGCGGGCAGATCTTAATCTCCCGGACAACACCTCCAATGCCCACACCCGCCGGAAAAGCGCTATTGAAACATTATCGCCAGGTAAAGCTGCTGGAAGATGGTCTCTCTGCGAAGTTGACGGATTCTTCAGACTCAACAAGGACAACTTTGGTTATTGGTATTAACGCTGACAGTCTGGCACATTGGTTCATCCCCGCCATCAAGCCCGTACTGGAGAGGATGGACCTGCTGATTGACCTCCGCGTTGATGATCAAGAACAGACTCATAACTATCTACGCGAAGGGGAAGTTATTGGCTGTATCAGTTCTGAATCCAGCCCAATGCAAGGCTGTCGCGTTGAAAAACTTGGAACCATGACCTATCGGCTTCTGGCAACCTCTGCTTTTATCAATCACTGGTTTGCAGATGGATTTTCCCTGGAGGCATCACAACTGGCACCAGCTGTCATTTTCAACCGTAAAGACCGCCTGCACCATCAATTTTGTGAACAATGCTTTGGGACAAATTCTGATGCTTTTTCAGCTCATTATATCCCCGCTCCTGAACAATTTTTTGAAGTAATTGAATCTGGACATTGTTATGGAATGGTCCCTGACTGGCAAAGCACTGAATTACTCAGATTTGGACAACTGCAGGAAATTGTCCCCGGAACGACAATTCGAATAGCTCTTTATTGGCACTGCTGGAATTTAACTGCCCGGCCATTGCAGGCATTCTCACAGCAGTTACTCATCAACGCCAGTCAGTACCTGATGGATTGAAATCCAATTTATTAACACTTATTAAATAATTCTTTATTATTTAATAAACTCCATGTAAACTGCGGGCATCTGTCAACAATAAGTCGGGGCCTGCGCGTGAAATCATATCATTGGATATTATTCGCTTTTTTCATCATCATTCTTCCCACATATGCTGCCGCGGAACTGAATCCTATTTTCGGCACCGTCAGAGATGCCCAGACAGATACCCTGCTCACTCATGTGGAACTGCGCACCAATGACGATTTTACTTTCAGCAATGAAAATGGCGCATTTCAACTCTCATCCGACGCTGCAGAAATTATCGTCAAGGCTCCCGGCTACCGGCCACAAAAAGTGCCGGTAACGTTTCCGCTTCATCTGCGCCTGCAACCTTTTACCCCTAAAGCTCTTTATCTTTCTTATTGGGCGGCCGATAGCCACGACCGACGCGAACAGCTGCAACATTTGATTGATGAAACAGGGATGAACGCACTAGTTATCGATCTTAAATCCTCTCGGGG
This window encodes:
- a CDS encoding LysR family transcriptional regulator ArgP is translated as MLDYKHLEALARVVQEGGFERAARVLFLTQSAVSQRIRLLEESCGQILISRTTPPMPTPAGKALLKHYRQVKLLEDGLSAKLTDSSDSTRTTLVIGINADSLAHWFIPAIKPVLERMDLLIDLRVDDQEQTHNYLREGEVIGCISSESSPMQGCRVEKLGTMTYRLLATSAFINHWFADGFSLEASQLAPAVIFNRKDRLHHQFCEQCFGTNSDAFSAHYIPAPEQFFEVIESGHCYGMVPDWQSTELLRFGQLQEIVPGTTIRIALYWHCWNLTARPLQAFSQQLLINASQYLMD
- a CDS encoding zinc ABC transporter substrate-binding protein; the encoded protein is MNRIYLILLLLIITATPLWAESPVPRVAVSIKPLHSLVSGVMQGVGKPDLVVKSGGSPHGYVLRPSEAQLLSRAQLVVWVGHELESFLEKPLATLGHKAMQLELSDELEPFLLSVRQGGGWESHAHKHEGEHMEDDHGHGDHQRTKPDLHLWLDPAMAKRIVTLTAKALTELDPARQSQYQANAGQMNERLDQLDRRLKEKLGSVKEVPYIVFHAAYQYFESAYGLNVVGSITLDPGRAPGAKKINEIHHKIKELNARCVFSEPQFESRLVATVIEGTNARTGVLDPLGADIPEGPDAYFQLMSRLGDSIYQGLK
- the znuC gene encoding zinc ABC transporter ATP-binding protein ZnuC, which produces MSNPEQSLLNVSAVDLTLGKRLLLENINFKIGSGEILTIIGPNGAGKTTLLRVALGLQRPTTGQVTQRRGLTVGYMPQRLQLDPTFPLTVKRFLFLACNNDRSRVLPLLEEVGATHVFESSMKNLSGGEMQRVLLARALIRDPELLVLDEPVQGVDVHGQIELYQLISKVRDRRGCAVLMVSHDLHLVMAATDQVLCLNRHICCSGTPESVTNDPAFLELFGPTAVQNIAIYVHDQSHHHDECATCSRRAAND
- a CDS encoding iron chelate uptake ABC transporter family permease subunit; translation: MIDNFLLRALLGGLGVALIAGPFGSFVVWRRLAYFGDTLAHSALLGVALGFMLHINLTLGIIVICQGLAILLFLSQQQRQLAGDTMLGIFAHGALSLGLVALAFMKDVRIDLVAYLFGDILAISNSDLGWIFLGGGLALLILLLLWKPLLAITIHEDLARVEGIPVDRINWLFLGLIALIVAVMMKVVGMLLVTALLIIPAATARRFAGNPEIMAILASTFGCLAVCAGLYGSFQWDTPTGPTIVVAACLIFILSLLLPKSLQKN
- a CDS encoding Fur family transcriptional regulator, which translates into the protein MSRNRELQFISGEHDHQRCISSAMTNAEHLCLQRGQRFTALRKRVFELVWQQHKPIGAYEILEKLQPDGRSAPPTVYRALDFLLDLGLIHRINSLNAYVGCIHPEYPHDGHFFICESCKAFAELDSPLITAAIEQSAADVDFEVHRHTVEIMGLCPRCRIKICREDKNE
- a CDS encoding LysE family transporter; translation: MMLPFLQGIGIGGGLIIAIGAQNAFVLSQGVHRNFPIQTAVVCSLSDGLLIFLGVSGIGSIVATYPLLGQLTTWFGALFLIGYGARSCRAAIQGGSLDATARKIPSRWRLLLATLALTFLNPHVYLDTFIFIGSLSGQLAQVDRYLFGAGAMTASILWFFSLSLGAGFLAPLFRKPLAWRLLDGFVCLTMWGIATSLLWPKLQHYLS
- a CDS encoding serine/threonine protein kinase, whose protein sequence is MVSTSKNHPFDKLTPDFIMDAVESQGYHCDCRILTLNSYENRVYQVGIEDRQPLIAKFYRPKRWSDAQILEEHDFTLELAQHELPAIAPLRNADKKTLHQYKGFRFSLSVCQGGHSPELDNLEHLLVIGRLLGRIHLIGAGKPFRKRPVLNSHNFGHECVAFITENFIPVEYRESYQTLTRDLLQQVDGCFSRLGSISHIRVHGDCHNGNMLWRDDVPHFVDFDDARMAPAIQDLWMLLSGPEDQQRRQLDKILTGYEQFCDFNLTELQLIEPLRTLRMLHYSAWLAKRWDDPAFPRTFSWFNSMQYWGEHILELREQLAALQEPSLQF